The following nucleotide sequence is from Erythrobacter aurantius.
ATCGACGGAGCAACCGATCTCGACGTCTGGTCGGACGTGTTTGATCGCGAGCTCGACGATGTGCTGTTGGTGCAGACCGAAATCGCGACCCGGGTGGTGGACTCGCTGGTCGCCAGCATTGCTGCGGGCGATCCGGCCGGGACGGCGCGGATTGGCGGTACCAACAATTCAAAGGCTCTCGATGCCTATTTGCAAGGTGCTGACCTTTACAACCGTGCGGAGGGAGACGAAGCCTCGGATCGGGCCGCACTTGCGGCGCTCGATCAGGCGATTGCGATCGATCCGGACTATGGCGCCGCCCATGCCATGCGATCACGAGTGCTGACGGCTGTTGGCAATCGCCATGCATCGGGGGAGGAACTGAAGGCCTATTATCGTAATGCGATGGAAGCGGCGCAAAGGGCAATCGAACTCGCTCCCGATCTGGCCGATGGCCACGCCGCGCTCGGTGCGGCCTTTGCAAATGGCCAGCTGGACATCGCCGCTGCGAAATCCCCTTACGAACGCAGCTTTGATCTTGGGTACGGCAATGCTCGGATATTGATGAGTTATACGCTGTTTGCTTCGTATATCGGTGCCTTTGGCAAGGGCCGCGATGCGGTTGCCCGTGCCGAACGGCTTGATCCTCTCAACGCGCCGGTGTTTCGCGCCGAGGCCGTGCTTGAATTCGCCGCAAGGGATTACCTAAAGGCGGCCGAAGCGGCGCGGCGTTCGCTTTCGCTTGATGAAGGCACCAGCATTGCAAATCGTATCCTCGGTGACATTGCCCGCTTCGAGGGTCGCAATGACGAAGCCCGCGCCTTCTACGAAAGCGAGCCGAGCCTACATGCTAAGCTGGCCGGTCTGGCCATGCTTGAACGGCAGTCTGGCAACGCCGAAGCTGCTGAGCAGGCATTCGCAGCCATGATCGAGCGTTATGGCGATAACAGCCTCTACCAACAGGCCCAGGTGCTGGCCCAATGGGGCAAAACCGAAGAGGCGTTGGCCGTGCTGGAGCGCGCCTATGCAGCAGGGGACGCAGGGCTTGTTCTGTCGCGTTCGGACCAGAATCTCGATCCTGTTCGACAATCGCAAAAGTTTGAGTCATTACTGCAACGTCTCGGTTTTGGTTGAGACGAGGAAACAGGGGTAACTATGAAGAAGAATATCCTGATGACTGCCGCCATCGCGCTTGCGACCGGTCTGGCGGCTTGCGCACCGGCTGCGGAAGAAGCTGAAGCGCCCGAAGCGACCGAAGTTGTCGAAGAAGCCACTGAAGCCGAAGCACCTGCAGAAGAAGCAGCGATGACCGGCGAAGAAACCGCTGCGACCGAAGGTGAGGGCGAAGGCGATGGTTCGCTGGATCCCGAGGGCAACCCGGTTGATCAGTAATCTGCAAGCTTTGATTTCGCATTGCCTTCGCTGGCGGAGACAATGCGCTTGAACGTCTTGCGCGATATCCAGAGGCTCGGAAGCTCGCTGCTTCTGAGCCTCTGTTGTTTTGCCTGCCTCAATTTGATCGCGCTGCCAGCGGCACACGCTCAAAGCCCGCAGGCCGATGCCGACGCCGCCTATGCCGCTATTGTCGAGGAACTGTGGGAAGACGAACAGGCAGAATTTCAGCGGTTCTACAGCAAATTGACGCCTGAAGGCGTTGCCGTGTTTTCGCGGGTCATAATGAGCATGGACGAGGGACAGCGTGGCACTCTGGCCCTGAAACTGGCCCGTTCGCCGACTGAAACCTCGAACAGCTTTCTGGCTTTGTATGACGGCTTCGCGCCTGAGGGATTCTCGGGTGCCGTGGCGCGATTGAGACAGCAGGGATACGAGAACTGGGACATCCTGCTGGCCGCACTCGCTGTTGATGGCCCAGATGCCGTGCGGCTTGAATTTGACGAAGCCCAAACGGTGCGATGCGTGGGTGTGCCTTACCGTGACGAATTCGGAAACCTGCCGGAGAATTACGAACCGCCAGAAGGTGCGAACCTGTGCAGCGAGGAACTGACGAGGTTTCGAAACACATATTTCGATACCACGCGAGCGCTGGTCAGGGGTTACCGGCTTGGGCCTGACGAGGCGCTTTATCAGGCGCAGTTCATGCTCTTCGGGCCGAGCACCGAAGCCTACAAGACGGATGACGCGCGTCTTCAGCAGCAAGAGCAATACGGGCGGCCGCTGGAAGATTGGGAAATCAATCACACCTGCGGAGCCGTCTATCTTGGAGACCGGTTCGTGCTGACCGCGGCGCATTGCGTGGTGACCAGCCTCAGCAATGAACGGTTCTTCGCCGGTCGCCGGGTGCGGCTTGGAACGCATTCGATCACGGGCATGGATAACATCATTCCGATCCGTACCGTCGTGACTCATGCAGGCTATGATCCCCGGACACTGAAGAACGACATCGCTCTGATCCAATTGGAGCACGCCCCGCGTTCGTCGCGGGTTACCGAGGTTATATTGCCATCGTCGCCGGACTATGTGCCTGAGCCGAATAATCTTCTGATGAGTGGGTGGGGTTACATGAAGCCGACGGAAAGCACGGACAATCCGCGCGCTCTCGACGGAGAGTTTCAGGCAAAGGCGGCGGAAACCTTGCAGGGTGGGAGGATCCAGGTCTTTTCGGTCGATGTGTGCAAGAACAACAGGGTCTTTCGTCGCAACCGCATTCGCATCCAGCCAGGCCAGCTTTGTGCAGGCAGCCGGGTGGGGGTCGACAGTTGCCGGGGCGACAGCGGCGGCCCGGTTGTCGAAACGCGGAGCAACACGCTGGTGGGCCTTGTGTCAGGCGGGAAGGGTTGCGGCCTTTTCAACACGCCTTCGGTCTATGTCGATATCGCCTATTATCTCGACTGGATAGAACGGGCCAAACGCCTTGCACTCAGGTCCGCTGCCCAGACACGGCGCACCGCCCCCTGATCATGGCAAAAACCGGGGTGGGCACGCGCCACACGGTTGGAATGCAATCACGAATTGCGTATCGATCCTGATCAGCTTGATCTGACCAGTCATTCGAGGTGCTGCACCATCCCTGAAGCAAGCCAACAGGACAAGTCGCAGAACGCGGCACCTCCGCTTCCGTGTGTCTCCTTTGCGATAGGGGTCACGGGCCACAGTGCCGTTCACAAGTCCTTTCCGGCTGACCCGACTGCGTTGGAGCAGGCGCTTGGCGAACTGTTCGGGCTGGTCCAGCATTTGCTCGAAGAGCGGCAGCAAGCGGTTGGTGCATCACACTTGTGCAGAGCCCGCCTGCTGACGCTGCTCAGCGACGGGGTCGATCATCTGGCGGTTCAGGCCGGAATGCAGCGTGAAAGGGAATTGATGATCCCGCTGCCTTTTGGCCGTGCGCTTAACACCGCGATCAACGCGCGGCCGGAAAGCGCGTCTGATGCCAGGGCGATATTGGCAGGCAAGGTTGCATCAGATCCCGCTGTCGCAAGCAGAGCGGGAACCATCGCCGCGTTGGCCGATCGTGGCGTCCTGTTCGAACTTGCCGACCAGGACGAGCGCCTGACCGAACTGTTCCTGCAAACCCTCGATAACCCGCAAGACGCCACTGCGGTTTCGTCGCTGGCATCGGAAACCGGGAGGCGCACAGCATTGGCCGGGCGCGTCTTGATCGAGCAGTCCGATCTGGTGATCGCCGTCTGGGACGGACTTACGACTGCCAATGCAGGAGGCACCGGCCACACCGCGCTTGCGGCGTTGAGGGAAGGGGTGCCCGTGTTGCTGGTCGATCCCGTGCGTCCAGATCAGTGGCGCGTGCTGCATTCGCCAGAGGAACTGGTGGCTCGTCCCAAGGTCTTCGACAAGGAAGAACAAGCGGCACAGCTTGCCGAGGCGATCGGAAACGCCATTGCCGCGCAACGCCCCGGCGGGGATCAGCTGGCCAATCCGATCGCAGCGCTGGAGGCTGAGCGATGGCATGATCGCAGTTCGATTGGCGGGCACGCGTTCCGCCGGGTCGAAGCCCTGTTCGGGGAAACCGGCTGGGGCCGCAAGCTGGCTTCGATAAGGCGCAGCTATGAACGCCCCGATGCCATTGCTGCGGGAAGTGGGCAGGCACTGCTGTCCACCATTGCAAGGCTGGCACCGGACAATGATCAGATTGGTGATGCGATCGCCAGACAGATCCTCACGCGATTTGCGTGGTTCGAGGCGGTTTCTTCGCGGCTTTCCGATTTTCATCGATCCGGCATGACGGTCAACTTCGTGCTGGGTGCATGCGCGATCATCGGTGGCATTCTGTACCTTCCGCTGGTGGAACCGGCACAGAAATGGATATTCGCCGGGATCGAGCTGACCTTTCTGCTGGCCATCCTGCTGAACACCGCCGCCGGTCGCCGTCTGAAGCTGCATCAGCGTTGGTTCGAAACGCGGCGCGCAGCGGAATATCTGAGGCACAGCCCGATGCTATGCGTCATGGGTGTAGCGCGCCCCTCCTCCGCCTGGCCAAGGGGGACAGGCACCTGGTGGCCCGAATGGTATGTGCGCAACGCGGTGCGCGCCGTTGGGCTGCCGCGCGCCGTCGTCGACAAGGCCTATTTGCGGCGCGCGCTTGAAGCCTTGCGCGATCATCACGTCAATCCACAGCGTGATTACCACCGCGCCAAATCGCACAGGCTGGGCCGCGCGCACCACGGGCTGGACGTGCTTTCCGAGCGGCTGTTCGTCAGCGCGGTTTTCGTGGTCGCGATCTATCTTGCGCTTGCGGCGCTCGCGGCTCTTGGGACGGTTGATCCGGACTGGCTTGCCAAGGCGGCGAAATGGTTCACCGTGCTTGCCGTGGCGCTGCCCTCTCTTGGCGGCGCGCTCGCGGGAATCCGCTATTTCGGCGATTTTGAACGTTTCGCCGAAATTTCCGAAGTCACGGCAGAGCGGCTCGACATTATCGCCTCCCGGATCGACGCCTTGCTGGCGGCACCGGACAACGCGCTGAGTTATGCGCTCGCATCCGACATCATGCGCGCGACCGACAATGTCGTATTTGCCGAGATTCAGGCATGGCAATCTGTCTTCAGCGGCAAGATCATTGCGGTTCCGGCGTGAGTGCAGAGGGGGTTGATGGCGGCGCACGGCGCGTGCTCGTGGCCGGGGCAAGCGGGACGATCGGGCGGGCTGTCGTCAAAGCCCTGGTCGAACAGGGGCACGCGGCATTCGCCTTGCTGCGCAGCGGCGCGGATCAACCAGCCGAGCTGGCAGAGGCAACAATCCTGCATGATGACTTGCGCGATCCATCGGGCCTTGGCCGATCCCTAGCGGAGCATCGCATCGATGCTGTCGTTTCATGCATCGCATCGCGCAACGGCGCGCCCAAAGACGCCGAGGCGGTGGATTTTCGCGCCAATCTCAACCTTCTCAATGCAGCCGAGCAATCTGGCGCCGATCACTTCATCCTGCTTTCGGCGATTTGCGTGCAGCGCCCGCTTCTGGCCTTCCAGCACGCAAAGATCGCGTTCGAACGGGCGCTTAAGGCATCAAGGATAAATCACACGATCGTGCGCCCGACCGCCTTCTTCAAATCCTTGTCTGGGCAGATCGACAGGGTGCTGGCGGGAAAACCATTCCTGATTTTCGGTAACGGTGAACTCACCCGTTGTAAGCCGATCAGCGATGCCGACCTTGCTCGATACATCGTCGATTGCCTGCATCTTCCCGAGCGGCGCGGTGCGACCTTGCCGATTGGCGGGCCGGGGCCTGCCATCACTCTCAAGCAGCAGGGTGAATTGCTGTTCGAGGCGGCGGGCCGTGAGCCTCGCTTCCGGACTGTTCCGGTAAGGCTGTTCGATGCGGCGGCGGGCGTTCTGTCGCTGGGTGAGCGTTATTCCGACTGGTTTGCCGAAAAGGCCGAATACGCCCGCATCGCACGCTATTACGCGACCCAAAGCATGCTGGTGCTTGATCCGGTGAGTGGAGAATACAGCGCCGAGGCGACCCCCGAATTCGGGCAGGATACGCTCATCGAACACTATCGTTCGCAAATCGCCGCGCGAACGGGGCGGGGCGCGCAATGAGCGGCGACGGGTTGTTCTTGACGCTTGCAAGCTGCGCCTTCTTCATGGCGCTGGTCGGCTGGATCAGCTGGGCAAAGACGCGCGGGACGGCGGAGACGAGGGACGGCTATTTTCTCGCCGGGCGGGGGCTGACCGCGACTTTCATCGCCGGTTCGCTGCTGCTGACCAACCTGTCCGCAGAACAACTGATCGGGCTCAACGGCTCGGCCTATGGCCATAATCTTTCGAGCATGGGGTGGGAGGTCACCGCCGCCGTTGCAACCATCGCCATGGCGCTGGTTTTCCTGCCGAAATATCTCGCCGGAGCCTTCACCACTTTGCCGCAATTCCTGAATGACCGGTTCGATGCGGACGTGCGGCGTATGTCGGTGCTGCTGTTCATGCTGGGGTACGGCCTCGTGACCATTCCCAGCGTGCTCTATTCGGGCTCGCTCGCGGTGATCGCCTTTTTCGACATTCCCGCGCTGACCGGCCTTGGGGATTTCAGTGCGCTGGTCCTGACGGTGGTGCTGATCGGCGTGATTGGCGCGATCTACGCCGTATTTGGCGGGCTGAGGGCGGTCGCGGTGTCGGATACGCTCAACGGCATCGGGCTGCTGATCGTCGGTATTCTGGTGCCTGTGCTTGGCCTGATGGCACTGGGCGATGGCAGCTTCGCGCAAGGGCTTGCCCGGCTCACCACGCAGCATCCGGAAAAGCTCAACGCAATCGGCAGTTCCACCGATCCGACGCCGTTCGGCACGATCTTCACCGGCATGATTTTCGCCAACCTGTTTTACTGGTGCACCAATCAATATGTGATCCAGCGCACGCTCGGCGCGCAAAGCCTCGCCGAAGGGCAGAAAGGCGTGCTGCTGTCGGGATTCTTCAAGATCATGGTGCCGTTCATGATGATGATCCCCGGGGTGATCGCATTCCATCTCTACGGTCCGGGGCTGGGCAGCATCGACGAAGCCTATCCGCGGCTGATACGCGATGTCCTGCCCGTTTGGCTTTCGGGCTTCTTCCTAGCCGTGCTGCTGGGCGCTGTGTTTTCTTCGTTCAATTCGCTGCTCAACAGCGCCGCGACGCTGTTCGCGCTCGACATTTATGCCCCTGCGAAAACCGCGCCTGTCGGCGATGCAGAACTGGTGCGTGTGGCAAAAATCGCGAGCGTCGTGATCGCGGTGTTTTCTTTCGCTATCGCGCCGCTGCTTTCCCTCGCGGCTGAGGGACTGTGGCAGGTGATCCGCATCTTCACCGGCTTCTACAACATCCCGACCATTGTGATCGTGATCGTCGGGCTGTTTACCGCAAGGGTTCCGGCGCTGGGTGCGAAGATCGTCATCGTATTCCATGTGGTCGCCTATGGCCTGATCCGCTTCGTCTTTGACGAAGTGATCACGCTGCATTTCATCCATCTCTATGCGGTGCTGTTCGTGATCGAGGTGGCGATCATGCTCGCTTGCGGCTGGCTGCGACCTCGCGAGGAAGCCTGGCGTTTCACGCGCGAGGAGAAAGTCGATCTGACCCCGTGGCGCCATGCGAAGCCCGCTGCAATCACGCTGTTCAGCTTTGTCGTGGCTACCTACCTGCTGTTCTCGCCTGTGGGGCTCGCCTCGACATCAGGGCCGGGATTGTTGTTCGGCATTCTGATTTCGGCGCTGGTGCTGTTCAACGCCACGGTCTGGATCGTCTCAGGCAGGCGCGCAGCCTAGGCGATCAGGCTGGCGAGCACCCGGCGCTTTCCTTCGAACGGGCGGCGACCGTGCATCACAATGAAATTGTCCACCAGCGCGACATCGCCCGTCTGCCATGCAAGATCGTAGGTCAGTTCATCAGCGATCGCGATCGGGCCTGCCATCTGTTCTGTGGTGATCGGCTCGCCATTGCCCAGAGTGATTGAACGGTTGGGATCATTGCGGCTGTCTGCCCAACCCCTGAAGGCGGCGATCAACTGGTTGAAAAAGCTTTCGCGTCCCTCGCCGACATCGCGAATGGCGGCGAGGACAGGCGTGGTCGCCCGCAGGCTGTCGTCCTCGCGCCATTCCCATTGGTATCCGAGCTCGCTCAGCCGGCGTTCCGCGCCTTCGCGGTCGGTCACGCTGAGCGTGCTGCGCCATGATCTGCCCTGGCCCGATCCCGCGTCATCGCTGCCCGGCATGACGTTGGTGTAGCGCACGCCCTCGGCCTGGACGGCGTCATAGAAATCGCGATGTTCGGCGCGGATGCGGTCCAATACCCAATCCGAACGGCATAGAGGGGTCGCGCCGCCTTTTTCCGCCGCGATCTCGCAATAGAAAAACAGCTTGGCCGGATAGAGCGGTGTTTGCGCCATTTCGTGATGCAGGAAAATCTCTGTCTTCGGGGGGGCTTCATTGGCGGTGAAGACGCGCGGCGTGACATTGGTGCGCACCGCGTTGGAAAGCGAATCTTCATAGGTGAAGCCCGTTTCTCCATACCCCTCGATCGCGGCATCGAAGGCCAGCGGATCGGGCACGTCGAACCCGCGAAACAGTAGCGTCCCCGCTTCGGCCAGCGCCGCATCGACTGCGCTCTTGTTGGCGTTCAGGAAGGCGGCAAGATCGC
It contains:
- a CDS encoding TIR domain-containing protein; the protein is MSDNAPADGKATSIFLSYSRADQQQILPLISALESHGFDVWWDGLLKGGDRFLQVTENALETADVVLVAWTETSANSDWVRDEATRGRDRKCLLSITLDGTEPPLGFRQIQYLDVSGEGDVPDRPGFARVLEALGKAGTARPDLPAAALGAVPVAPSLAEPAVSRRAALIAGGAALAATAGGVVAWQTGALDPLFGGDAGRPNSIAVMAFENLSNDPDQEYFSAGLAEELRSILSLNRQLSVAAQTSSDKFATGDQTASAIASALGVANVLEGSVRRAGDRLRVSVRLIDGATDLDVWSDVFDRELDDVLLVQTEIATRVVDSLVASIAAGDPAGTARIGGTNNSKALDAYLQGADLYNRAEGDEASDRAALAALDQAIAIDPDYGAAHAMRSRVLTAVGNRHASGEELKAYYRNAMEAAQRAIELAPDLADGHAALGAAFANGQLDIAAAKSPYERSFDLGYGNARILMSYTLFASYIGAFGKGRDAVARAERLDPLNAPVFRAEAVLEFAARDYLKAAEAARRSLSLDEGTSIANRILGDIARFEGRNDEARAFYESEPSLHAKLAGLAMLERQSGNAEAAEQAFAAMIERYGDNSLYQQAQVLAQWGKTEEALAVLERAYAAGDAGLVLSRSDQNLDPVRQSQKFESLLQRLGFG
- a CDS encoding serine protease, with translation MIALPAAHAQSPQADADAAYAAIVEELWEDEQAEFQRFYSKLTPEGVAVFSRVIMSMDEGQRGTLALKLARSPTETSNSFLALYDGFAPEGFSGAVARLRQQGYENWDILLAALAVDGPDAVRLEFDEAQTVRCVGVPYRDEFGNLPENYEPPEGANLCSEELTRFRNTYFDTTRALVRGYRLGPDEALYQAQFMLFGPSTEAYKTDDARLQQQEQYGRPLEDWEINHTCGAVYLGDRFVLTAAHCVVTSLSNERFFAGRRVRLGTHSITGMDNIIPIRTVVTHAGYDPRTLKNDIALIQLEHAPRSSRVTEVILPSSPDYVPEPNNLLMSGWGYMKPTESTDNPRALDGEFQAKAAETLQGGRIQVFSVDVCKNNRVFRRNRIRIQPGQLCAGSRVGVDSCRGDSGGPVVETRSNTLVGLVSGGKGCGLFNTPSVYVDIAYYLDWIERAKRLALRSAAQTRRTAP
- a CDS encoding NAD(P)H-binding protein; this encodes MAICLQRQDHCGSGVSAEGVDGGARRVLVAGASGTIGRAVVKALVEQGHAAFALLRSGADQPAELAEATILHDDLRDPSGLGRSLAEHRIDAVVSCIASRNGAPKDAEAVDFRANLNLLNAAEQSGADHFILLSAICVQRPLLAFQHAKIAFERALKASRINHTIVRPTAFFKSLSGQIDRVLAGKPFLIFGNGELTRCKPISDADLARYIVDCLHLPERRGATLPIGGPGPAITLKQQGELLFEAAGREPRFRTVPVRLFDAAAGVLSLGERYSDWFAEKAEYARIARYYATQSMLVLDPVSGEYSAEATPEFGQDTLIEHYRSQIAARTGRGAQ
- a CDS encoding solute:sodium symporter family transporter, encoding MSGDGLFLTLASCAFFMALVGWISWAKTRGTAETRDGYFLAGRGLTATFIAGSLLLTNLSAEQLIGLNGSAYGHNLSSMGWEVTAAVATIAMALVFLPKYLAGAFTTLPQFLNDRFDADVRRMSVLLFMLGYGLVTIPSVLYSGSLAVIAFFDIPALTGLGDFSALVLTVVLIGVIGAIYAVFGGLRAVAVSDTLNGIGLLIVGILVPVLGLMALGDGSFAQGLARLTTQHPEKLNAIGSSTDPTPFGTIFTGMIFANLFYWCTNQYVIQRTLGAQSLAEGQKGVLLSGFFKIMVPFMMMIPGVIAFHLYGPGLGSIDEAYPRLIRDVLPVWLSGFFLAVLLGAVFSSFNSLLNSAATLFALDIYAPAKTAPVGDAELVRVAKIASVVIAVFSFAIAPLLSLAAEGLWQVIRIFTGFYNIPTIVIVIVGLFTARVPALGAKIVIVFHVVAYGLIRFVFDEVITLHFIHLYAVLFVIEVAIMLACGWLRPREEAWRFTREEKVDLTPWRHAKPAAITLFSFVVATYLLFSPVGLASTSGPGLLFGILISALVLFNATVWIVSGRRAA
- a CDS encoding TauD/TfdA family dioxygenase yields the protein MTDKQTSEFPGIIPGGGDLAAFLNANKSAVDAALAEAGTLLFRGFDVPDPLAFDAAIEGYGETGFTYEDSLSNAVRTNVTPRVFTANEAPPKTEIFLHHEMAQTPLYPAKLFFYCEIAAEKGGATPLCRSDWVLDRIRAEHRDFYDAVQAEGVRYTNVMPGSDDAGSGQGRSWRSTLSVTDREGAERRLSELGYQWEWREDDSLRATTPVLAAIRDVGEGRESFFNQLIAAFRGWADSRNDPNRSITLGNGEPITTEQMAGPIAIADELTYDLAWQTGDVALVDNFIVMHGRRPFEGKRRVLASLIA